A genome region from Manihot esculenta cultivar AM560-2 chromosome 5, M.esculenta_v8, whole genome shotgun sequence includes the following:
- the LOC110615918 gene encoding protein PSK SIMULATOR 2 — MGGVCSRGTKGKNTKVAQQSSGFSGKLNSIKSFSKHKENSQSYANNDDDNFGKTTAPQRYNSGELFLNFSRELKPSTPARGGAAKDCQKSSFIGKAGAVSLEKAVEVLDTLGSSMSNLNARSGFISGMASRGNRITILSFEVANTIAKGANLFQSLSEENVQFLKKEILHSEGVQKLVSTDMQELLILAAMDKREEFDVFTREVIRFGDLCKDPQWHNLGRYFTKLDSDYSNDKQSRSEAETIMQELNSLAQHTSELYHEWHALDRFVQDYQQKLEEVESLHLPRKGESITILQSELKQQKKLVRSLQKKSLWSMTLEEIMEKLVDIVTYLHQAILEAFGNNGVRLASEEPDKNPQRLGAAGLALHYANVINQIDNITSRPTSLPPNTRDNLYHGLPISVKTALRSRLQMVDTKEELTVAQVKAEMEKTLQWLVPISTNTNKAHQGFGWVGEWANTGNEFGKNSTAQHNLIRLQTLYHADKQKTDSYILELVIWLHRLINLVRHRDHAFKAMPFRSPTQKGPAFHAKMQRILSLNYDTTTCSIQLSEEDRDLLDKVCWRRLVPAISKSQEFPIANKKGKALKPSRSTGSSPVREIGARKKLQHSNKLDVMDGLHSITL; from the exons ATGGGAGGGGTTTGTTCAAGAGGGACGAAAGGAAAGAACACTAAAGTTGCTCAGCAAAGTTCTGGTTTTTCTGGGAAGCTGAACTCGATTAAGAGCTTTAGCAAGCATAAAGAGAATTCTCAGTCATATGCTAATAACGACGATGATAATTTTGGCAAGACTACCGCTCCCCAGAGGTATAATTCCGGTGAGCTGTTCTTGAATTTCTCAAGAGAACTTAAGCCGTCAACGCCTGCTAGGGGAGGTGCTGCTAAG GATTGCCAGAAGAGTTCATTTATAGGAAAAGCTGGCGCTGTGAGCCTGGAGAAAGCAGTTGAAGTTTTAGACACTCTCGGAAGTAGCATGTCAAATCTGAATGCCCGGAGTGGCTTCATCTCTGGCATGGCTTCTAGAGGGAACAGAATAACAATACTGTCATTCGAAGTAGCTAACACAATAGCCAAAGGTGCAAACTTGTTTCAATCACTGTCAGAAGAAAATGTTCAGTTCCTGAAAAAAGAGATATTACATTCAGAAGGGGTTCAAAAATTGGTTTCCACAGATATGCAAGAGTTGCTAATTCTTGCTGCTATGGACAAAAG AGAGGAATTTGATGTATTTACTCGTGAAGTAATTCGGTTTGGAGATCTATGTAAAGACCCACAATGGCACAACCTGGGTCGATATTTTACAAA ATTAGATTCAGATTATTCCAATGATAAACAATCTAGATCAGAGGCAGAAACCATAATGCAAGAGTTGAATTCTCTGGCCCAACATACCTCT GAACTGTATCATGAATGGCATGCTTTGGACAGATTTGTACAAGATTACCAGCAGAAGCTTGAAGAAGTGGAGTCCTTACATCTCCCCAGAAAAG GAGAGAGTATCACGATTTTACAAAGTGAgctaaaacaacaaaaaaagCTTGTAAGGAGCTTGCAAAAGAAATCACTGTGGTCTATGACTTTGGAGGAG ATTATGGAGAAGCTTGTTGATATAGTTACCTATTTACACCAAGCTATCTTAGAAGCATTTGGAAACAATG GTGTTAGACTGGCTAGCGAGGAGCCTGACAAGAATCCTCAAAGGCTAGGTGCAGCTGGTCTCGCACTGCACTACGCTAACGTTATCAACCAGATTGATAATATT ACATCTCGCCCTACCTCCCTTCCTCCTAATACAAGGGACAATTTATATCATGGTTTGCCCATCAGTGTTAAGACAGCTCTACGATCCCGATTACAGATGGTTGACACTAAGGAAGAG CTCACAGTAGCTCAGGTGAAAGCTGAAATGGAAAAGACCCTGCAGTGGCTTGTACCCATCTCCACCAACACAAACAA AGCACATCAAGGTTTTGGGTGGGTTGGAGAATGGGCAAATACCGG AAATGAATTTGGCAAGAACTCAACTGCACAACATAACTTGATCCGACTCCAGACACTTTACCATGCTGATAAGCAGAAGACAGACTCCTACATTCTCGAATTGGTGATATGGCTTCATCGTTTGATAAACTTAGTAAGACATAGAGATCATGCTTTCAAAGCTATGCCCTTTCGATCTCCTACTCAAAAGGGACCTGCTTTCCACGCCAAGATGCAACGAATTTTATCCCTCAACTACGATACTACAACGTGCAGCATTCAACTTTCTGAAGAAGACAGAGATCTATTAGACAAGGTGTGCTGGAGGAGATTGGTTCCAGCAATAAGCAAGAGTCAGGAATTTCCCATAGCTAACAAAAAAGGAAAAGCGTTGAAACCAAGCAGGAGCACCGGAAGTTCTCCGGTAAGAGAGATTGGTGCAAGAAAAAAGTTACAGCACTCGAACAAATTGGACGTTATGGATGGCTTGCATTCCATAACATTATGA